A region of Porites lutea chromosome 13, jaPorLute2.1, whole genome shotgun sequence DNA encodes the following proteins:
- the LOC140923005 gene encoding mast cell carboxypeptidase A-like isoform X1 produces the protein MPDERKTRSIDENWHSTYHNLDEIVEKLKEMNRTYDNADLFSLGKSHEGRQMYAIKISGKKTANKPVLFMQCLIHGNEWITGSLCMYLADKISSQYGLMSTVTEMLDKMDVVILPVMNVDGYYYSRKHSSNSFARNWPKNRNILCIRGRCFRQGVDLDRNFGYAWGYINPSHPETQEPKSNIYRGNHAFSEPETRNVRGYLQSLGGKLKGFLDFQDRGRRQWQMPWRYTFTSSPDHDIQKKAGLEAAKAIYKVGYRHAYQSCCQASFRDGGPAGGGSVDWVYGQLGVKYSYAVSMQDRSGRGERFVYVGKGLLEGLKAFVKAMQL, from the exons ATGCCCGATGAACGGAAAACAAGAAGCATTGATGAAAACTGGCATAGTACGTATCACAACCTTGATGAA ATCGTGGAAAAGTTGAAAGAGATGAACCGCACGTATGACAATGCTGATTTGTTTTCGCTTGGAAAGTCCCATGAGGGAAGGCAAATGTATGCAATAAAA ATTTCAGGTAAAAAGACAGCAAACAAACCAGTGTTGTTCATGCAATGTCTGATCCACGGTAATGAATGGATAACTGGCTCCCTGTGTATGTATCTCGCTGACAAG ATTTCATCGCAATATGGACTGATGTCCACAGTGACTGAGATGTTAGACAAAATGGACGTGGTTATTTTACCCGTTATGAATGTGGATGGATATTATTACTCTCGCAAACACAGTTCT aacTCGTTTGCACGCAACTggccaaaaaatagaaatattctATGCATAAGGGGCAGATGCTTTAGACAAGGTGTGGATCTCGACAGAAACTTTGGCTATGCCTGGGGAT ATATAAACCCATCGCACCCAGAGACACAGGAACCTAAAAGTAACATTTACAGAGGGAATCATGCGTTTTCTGAACCTGAGACAAGAAATGTCCGAGGCTACTTGCAAAGTCTTGGTGGCAAGTTGAAAGGCTTCCTTGACTTCCAAGATCGTGGAAGGCGACAATGGCAGATGCCATGGAGATACACTTTTACCAGCAGCCCAGACCACGATATACAG AAGAAAGCTGGTTTAGAGGCTGCCAAAGCTATTTATAAAGTGGGTTACCGTCATGCATATCAGAGTTGTTGTCAAGCAAGTTTCCGTGATGGAG GCCCAGCAGGTGGAGGAAGTGTTGACTGGGTGTACGGCCAGCTCGGTGTGAAATATTCCTACGCTGTGTCCATGCAAGATCGAAGTGGAAGGGGGGAGCGGTTTGTCTACGTTGGAAAAGGATTGCTCGAAGGACTAAAGGCATTTGTTAAAGCAATGCAATTGTAA
- the LOC140923687 gene encoding transmembrane protein 43-like: MYRTYNPSAPGMHNYAGDWSDSHTRVSYKEKPGFFGQIQQSFWASLFGILLVVVSFPVIYWNEGRAVQTALSLDEGLRQVVRLQYIDQVSPEYDNSLVHLTGSLQTDRPLSDEQYGIAVRAVKLRRKVEMYQWVEHKKTREYDEGGKTRVETTFSYSMEWKDHIVRSGEFDNPSGHQNPHSMPVESYTIKSDPVKVGAFILSKGLVEKINEFHPLAPRDLVKRGRKMYIHDGMFYHTKDQFYPAVGDVRVQFSYAGLSGKPGSGLGDPLKVSIVARQQGGALSHYNTESGDTLEFLYPGEMSAEEIFDAEHSANTLLTWALRGVGWVLMFIGFQMMTSILTLLISWVPIVRELVGLGLTLLCLCLATSLSLVTIAIGWIAHRPLLGMTLLAAAAVPILISRQRRQNTYDRDR, translated from the exons ATGTATAGAACCTAT AACCCAAGTGCACCAGGGATGCATAATTATGCAGGAGACTGGAGTGACAGCCACACAAGAGTTTCATACAAAGAAAAACCTGGCTTCTTTGGACAAATACAGCAGAGTTTCTGGGCATCTCTTTTTGGAAttcttcttgttgttgtctCATTTCCTGTCATTTACTGGAATGAG GGAAGAGCCGTTCAAACAGCCCTATCATTAGATGAAGGCCTGAGACAAGTTGTTCGTCTTCAATATATTGATCAAGTCAGTCCTGAGTATGACAACAGCTTGGTTCACTTAACAGGAAGTTTACAAACAGACAGA CCTCTAAGTGATGAACAATACGGCATTGCTGTCAGGGCTGTGAAGCTAAGAAGAAAGGTTGAAATGTATCAGTGGGTGGAGCATAAAAAGACTcg agaatatGACGAGGGAGGAAAAACAAGAGTAGAAACAACTTTTTCTTAct CAATGGAGTGGAAAGACCATATTGTTAGAAGTGGTGAGTTTGATAATCCATCAGGACATCAAAACCCTCACAGCATGCCGGTGGAATCTTATACAATTAAATCAGACCCAGTCAAGGTTGGAGCGTTCATTTTGTCAAAAG gccttgttgaaaaaataaatgagtttCACCCGCTTGCTCCAAGAGATTTGGTCAAAAGAGGACGAAAAATGTACATTCACGATGGAATGTTTTATCATACAAAGGATCAGTTTTATCCCGCG gTTGGTGATGTGCGGGTGCAGTTTTCTTATGCTGGACTGAGTGGAAAACCTGGCTCGGGACTAGGGGACCCCCTGAAG GTCAGTATTGTTGCCCGACAGCAAGGAGGAGCACTGTCCCATTATAACACCGAATCTGGGGATACACTGGAGTTTCTCTACCCTGGAGAAATGAGTGCAGag GAGATTTTTGATGCCGAGCATTCTGCCAATACTCTTCTCACTTGGGCCCTGAGGGGAGTAGGTTGGGTCTTGATGTTTATCGGATTTCAAATGATGACAAGCATTCTTACTTTGTTGA tCTCTTGGGTGCCAATTGTCCGTGAGCTGGTGGGCCTGGGTTTGACCTTACTATGCCTGTGTCTTGCCACCTCGTTGTCATTGGTTACCATAGCAATTGGCTGGATCGCTCACCGACCACTTCTAGGCATGACATTATTGGCAGCAGCTGCTGTGCCAATACTGATATCTAGACAACGGAGGCAGAATACTTATGACCGCGACAGATGA
- the LOC140923689 gene encoding DNA/RNA-binding protein KIN17-like — protein MGKEKAGALTPKAISNRIKAKGLQKLRWYCQMCQKQCRDENGFKCHTMSESHQRQLLLLAEDVDKYMDSFSREFQDEFLKLLKRQFGTRRVRANQVYQEYISDRHHTHMNSTQWETLTDFVKWLGKEGHCKVDETEKGWFIAYIDRDPETIERQKAVAAKEKMEMDDEERHAKQLERQIEREKARKVDEAESVFTELKRENEEEKVTFAMPAGKKKEPLPGPSRIDESNPSSLQNPLASLSSSQKEKKMDKEKTKESLKRKSALEEIMEMQEQEKMKASRKSNWIAKGLIVKVVTKKLGDKYYKKKGTVKDIQNLFVAVVKMSDSGDVIKVDQDHLETVIPAFGKTVLIVNGIHRGSKASLVSLDEKSFSVTVDLKDGPHRGKRIDRIPYDDICKLDT, from the exons ATGGGAAAAGAAAAGGCAGGAGCGTTAACTCCAAAAGCCATATCAAATAGGATCAAGGCGAAAGGACTGCAGAAGTTGAGATGGTATTGTCAAATGTGCCAAAAACAATGTCGAGACGAG AATGGCTTCAAATGTCACACCATGTCCGAGTCACACCAGCGTCAGCTGCTGTTGTTAGCTGAAGATGTTGATAAGTACATGGATAGTTTCTCCAG AGAATTTCAAGACGAATTTCTGAAACTTCTTAAGAGACAGTTTG GGACTCGCAGGGTGCGTGCAAATCAAGTTTATCAGGAGTACATCAGTGACAGACATCACACTCATATGAATTCAACACAG TGGGAAACTCTAACTGACTTTGTGAAGTGGCTAGGAAAAGAAG GACATTGCAAGGTGGATGAGACAGAGAAGGGATGGTTTATAGCTTATATTGACAGAGATCCTGAAACTATTGAAAgacaaaag gcGGTTGcagcaaaggaaaaaatggaGATGGATGATGAAGAAAGACATG cCAAGCAACTTGAAAGGCAAATTGAAAGGGAGAAAGCAAGAAAAGTCGATGAG gcAGAGAGTGTTTTTACTGAGTTAAAACGTGAAAATGAAGAGGAAAAAG TAACCTTTGCTATGCCAGCTGGTAAAAAGAAAGAACCTTTACCTGGACCTAGCAG AATAGATGAGTCAAATCCTTCATCTCTACAGAATCCCTTAGCCTCTCTAAGCTCTtcacaaaaggagaaaaaaatggataaagagaaaacaaaagaaag TTTAAAACGAAAATCAGCTTTGGAAGAAATCATGGAA ATGCAAGAACAGGAAAAGATGAAAGCCAGCCGCAAAAGTAACTGGATAGCAAAG GGACTTATAGTCAAAGTTGTAACCAAAAAACTTGGTGATAAATACTACAAAAAGAAAGGAACAGTCAAG GATATTCAGAACTTATTCGTCGCTGTTGTAAAGATGTCAGATAGTGGAGATGTGATTAAAGTTGATCAGGATCACCTGGAAACAGTTATCCCAGCTTTTG GTAAAACTGTACTGATTGTAAATGGCATCCACAGAGGATCAAAAGCATCACTTGTATCACTGGATGAAAAAAGCTTTTCAGTTACAGTGGATCTTAAAGAT GGACCTCACAGGGGCAAGAGAATTGATAGAATTCCTTATGATGATATCTGCAAATTGGATACGTGA